One window of Flavobacteriales bacterium genomic DNA carries:
- a CDS encoding efflux RND transporter periplasmic adaptor subunit, with product MKRNIIWIVLIVLLALTIWKLASNKSIQEERVYRHDRNAAVNVTVDTVRQQAFTEGVRYTGTISSLLEGKVMAEVPGRVVAVAVAEGQWVEKGQVMVKLDGDLLRLQMQAAEVQVEGLEKDQQRYSILTGADAVQGVQLEKTELALRGARIQLSTLKEQVQRTTITAPFSGFVTQLGVEVGTVLNPSMPVAMLTNDRALELVVSVPGPELTAFRKGQTVMVMPESGEAQVPGTVESVGNRGDMAHNFPVRITLKSDADYGVKPGMAATVRSIPTDAKAWPTIPSTAIIGSSLDPEVYVVENGIAKRKRIVTAGRDEGLVAVSQGLAPGETVVTSGFISLADGAPVKFR from the coding sequence ATGAAACGCAACATCATCTGGATCGTCCTCATCGTTCTTCTCGCCTTGACCATCTGGAAACTCGCCAGCAACAAGAGCATTCAGGAGGAGCGCGTCTACCGGCACGACCGCAACGCGGCGGTGAATGTCACGGTTGACACCGTGCGGCAACAGGCCTTCACCGAGGGCGTGCGCTACACCGGCACCATCAGCTCTTTGTTGGAAGGCAAGGTGATGGCGGAGGTCCCCGGCCGCGTGGTGGCCGTGGCGGTCGCGGAAGGGCAATGGGTGGAGAAAGGCCAGGTGATGGTGAAGCTGGACGGCGACCTGCTGCGCTTGCAGATGCAGGCTGCCGAAGTGCAGGTGGAAGGCTTGGAGAAAGATCAGCAGCGCTACAGCATCCTCACTGGCGCGGATGCCGTGCAGGGCGTGCAGTTGGAGAAAACCGAACTGGCTTTGCGCGGTGCGCGGATCCAGCTCAGTACGCTGAAGGAACAGGTGCAGCGCACCACCATCACTGCACCGTTCAGCGGCTTCGTCACGCAGCTCGGCGTGGAGGTGGGCACGGTGTTGAACCCCTCGATGCCGGTGGCCATGCTCACCAACGACCGCGCCTTGGAACTGGTGGTATCGGTACCCGGCCCCGAGCTTACCGCATTCCGCAAGGGACAGACCGTAATGGTGATGCCGGAAAGCGGCGAGGCGCAAGTGCCCGGCACCGTGGAAAGCGTGGGCAATCGCGGTGACATGGCGCACAATTTTCCGGTGCGGATCACCCTAAAATCCGATGCGGACTACGGCGTGAAACCGGGCATGGCAGCCACCGTGCGCTCCATACCCACGGATGCGAAGGCGTGGCCGACCATCCCGTCCACGGCCATCATCGGCTCTTCGCTGGATCCCGAAGTGTACGTGGTGGAGAACGGCATCGCCAAGCGGAAACGTATTGTAACGGCCGGTCGCGACGAAGGCCTGGTGGCCGTCTCCCAAGGCCTCGCTCCTGGTGAGACCGTTGTCACCAGCGGATTCATCAGCCTCGCCGACGGAGCACCCGTGAAATTCCGCTGA
- a CDS encoding TetR/AcrR family transcriptional regulator, translating into MRTDITPRQLEIIAAAGQLISEDGYAKLTTKRLAERMHFSEAALYRHFASKEDILVKMLELLTASVQERMEAVTAQEEKPDMRLRAMFDSHFTYFKAHPEYLMAIFATNFMEPSPVIDTAIKNLMEVMRHHLRAVVSAGQKAGTFTRVIPTDMLVQIVMGTFRLHMLQWRMTGKNTDVKKVGNKLINTVLTLIAAR; encoded by the coding sequence ATGAGAACGGACATCACCCCTAGGCAATTGGAGATCATCGCCGCAGCCGGCCAGTTGATCAGTGAGGACGGCTATGCCAAGCTCACCACCAAGCGCCTGGCAGAGCGCATGCACTTCAGCGAAGCCGCACTTTATCGGCACTTCGCCAGCAAAGAGGACATCCTGGTGAAGATGCTGGAACTGCTCACCGCATCGGTGCAGGAACGCATGGAGGCGGTGACCGCACAGGAGGAAAAGCCGGACATGCGTTTGCGCGCCATGTTCGACAGCCACTTCACCTACTTCAAGGCGCACCCGGAATACCTGATGGCCATTTTCGCCACCAACTTCATGGAGCCATCACCGGTGATCGATACCGCGATCAAGAACTTGATGGAGGTGATGCGACATCATCTGCGAGCGGTCGTAAGCGCTGGCCAGAAAGCGGGCACCTTCACCCGGGTGATCCCCACCGACATGCTGGTGCAGATCGTGATGGGCACCTTCCGGCTGCACATGTTGCAATGGCGCATGACGGGCAAAAACACCGATGTGAAAAAGGTCGGCAACAAGTTGATCAACACCGTACTCACCTTAATAGCTGCAAGATGA
- a CDS encoding efflux RND transporter permease subunit — translation MSITELAIKRPSLIIVIFGVLLLGGVVAFKGLGVELMPDFNQPVITVRTMYPGAAPEEVANTVTRPVEDALSSLEHVDFISSRSLANASIIIVNFKYGANLDLAMQDAQRQIDNIRKDLPDGMQPPVMTKVSPNDLPIMSVTALSNLPAPQFYQMMHDELLPRFQQLKGVAEITLLGGEQREVQVQVDQAKLMHYRVPLPRVTEAILRAGKEVPAGNVRTERDKITVKLAGKIHTVQELENVVVAMPSPGTVVRVKDVATVVDGIADITSVNRYNGEEGIGLLVKKQGDANAVEVSAALREEFTRIEQEQKASDMRFVLADDSSDITIEAVNGVLFDLGLAVLLVSFIMLIFLHSLRNSLIVLVAIPASLVSAFLAMGLFGYTLNLMTLLAMSLIIGILVDDSIVILENIQRYLDKGHDKVTAAIEGRAEIGFSALSITLVDVVVFLPIIFVQVFVADLLKQFSVVVVVSTLMSLFVSFTLTPWLASRMGKKSELKPTNLYGRMLIRFERGVEDLSDWYEGALRWVLRHKLVFMGIILALFAATGIMMTQGIMGKELIATGDQGKFMLALEFDKSTALKENNLRALAVENYLLSEPVVSSVFSNVGGPSTGIGSMGVGAENKTELTVSLLPKDERGGIRTDAFMQDVRQALQDSFPGIDFTMSAIGLIPRTAPVEITLSGADQDLLMRTANAMKDTLIGIPGANNVRMSIEAGSPELQVELDRDRMANLGLDVAVVGATLRNALAGNDDAKLFEKGTEYPIRIRLDDLDRRHEQDVDKIRFIRPDGSSVRLDQFASVVRQEPHAMVERMDRQNAVTITADALGRGSGTVADEMVAYVKEHPLPAGIHMAWGSDIKRQNDSFGALGGALLISFILVYLIMVALYDSFLYPFVVLFSIPVAIIGAFLALNLSMSTLSLFTLLGMIMLLGLVSKNAILIVDRASQLKAQGKHFSEAVVEAGRTRLRPIMMTTFAMVFGMLPIALATGTASEWKNGLGWALIGGLTSSMILTVFLVPVVYYAVDAVKERWTKRTAK, via the coding sequence ATGAGCATCACCGAACTCGCCATCAAGCGCCCCTCGCTGATCATCGTCATCTTCGGTGTATTGCTGCTCGGCGGCGTGGTGGCTTTCAAAGGTTTAGGCGTGGAGCTGATGCCGGACTTCAATCAGCCGGTGATCACCGTGCGCACCATGTACCCCGGCGCCGCGCCGGAAGAAGTGGCCAACACGGTGACACGTCCGGTGGAAGATGCGCTGAGCTCGTTGGAACACGTGGACTTCATCTCCAGCCGCTCGCTGGCGAACGCGTCCATCATCATCGTCAACTTCAAGTACGGCGCGAACCTCGATCTGGCGATGCAGGACGCACAGCGCCAGATCGACAACATCCGCAAGGACCTGCCGGACGGCATGCAACCACCGGTGATGACCAAGGTGTCGCCCAACGACCTGCCGATCATGAGCGTCACCGCGTTGAGCAATTTGCCCGCTCCGCAGTTCTACCAGATGATGCACGACGAGCTGCTGCCGCGCTTCCAACAGCTGAAAGGGGTGGCGGAGATCACGCTACTGGGCGGTGAGCAGCGCGAGGTACAAGTGCAGGTGGACCAAGCCAAATTGATGCACTACCGCGTGCCGCTTCCCCGCGTAACGGAAGCAATCCTGCGCGCCGGGAAAGAGGTGCCCGCGGGTAACGTGCGCACGGAACGCGACAAGATCACCGTGAAACTCGCAGGCAAGATCCACACCGTGCAGGAACTGGAGAACGTGGTGGTGGCCATGCCATCACCGGGCACCGTGGTGCGGGTGAAAGACGTCGCCACTGTGGTGGACGGCATCGCCGACATCACATCGGTGAACCGCTACAACGGCGAGGAAGGCATCGGCCTGCTGGTGAAAAAACAAGGGGATGCGAATGCCGTGGAAGTGAGTGCCGCCCTGCGGGAAGAATTCACCCGGATCGAACAGGAGCAGAAGGCTTCGGACATGCGTTTCGTCCTCGCCGACGACAGCAGCGACATCACCATTGAAGCGGTGAACGGCGTGCTTTTCGACCTCGGACTGGCCGTGCTGCTGGTCTCCTTCATCATGCTGATCTTCCTGCACAGCCTGCGGAATTCGCTCATCGTGCTGGTGGCCATCCCGGCCTCGCTCGTAAGCGCATTCCTCGCCATGGGCCTCTTCGGCTACACGCTGAACCTGATGACCCTGCTCGCCATGTCGCTCATCATCGGCATCCTCGTGGACGACTCGATCGTGATCCTGGAAAACATCCAACGCTATTTGGACAAAGGCCACGACAAGGTCACCGCTGCGATCGAGGGCCGCGCGGAGATCGGCTTCAGCGCGCTCTCCATCACCTTGGTGGACGTGGTGGTCTTCCTGCCGATCATCTTCGTGCAGGTCTTCGTGGCCGACCTGCTGAAACAGTTCAGCGTGGTGGTGGTGGTGAGCACACTGATGAGCCTTTTCGTGAGCTTCACCCTTACGCCATGGCTCGCATCGCGCATGGGCAAGAAGAGCGAGCTGAAGCCGACCAACCTCTACGGACGCATGCTGATCCGTTTCGAGCGCGGCGTGGAAGATCTGAGCGATTGGTACGAGGGCGCGTTGCGCTGGGTGCTGCGCCACAAGCTCGTTTTCATGGGCATCATCCTCGCGCTGTTCGCGGCCACCGGCATCATGATGACGCAAGGTATCATGGGCAAGGAACTCATCGCCACCGGTGATCAGGGCAAGTTCATGCTCGCCTTGGAATTCGATAAGAGCACCGCGTTGAAAGAAAACAACCTGCGTGCCTTGGCGGTGGAGAATTACTTGTTGTCGGAACCCGTGGTAAGCTCCGTGTTCAGCAACGTCGGCGGGCCCAGCACCGGCATCGGAAGTATGGGTGTTGGCGCGGAGAACAAGACCGAGCTCACCGTGTCGCTGCTGCCGAAGGATGAGCGCGGCGGCATCCGCACCGATGCCTTTATGCAGGACGTGCGCCAAGCGCTGCAGGACAGTTTCCCGGGGATCGACTTCACCATGTCCGCCATCGGATTGATCCCGCGCACCGCACCGGTGGAGATCACCCTCAGCGGCGCGGACCAAGACCTGCTGATGCGCACCGCGAACGCCATGAAGGATACGCTGATCGGCATCCCCGGAGCGAACAACGTGCGCATGAGCATCGAAGCGGGAAGCCCCGAACTACAAGTGGAACTGGACCGCGACCGCATGGCCAACCTCGGGCTGGACGTGGCCGTGGTGGGCGCCACGCTGCGCAATGCACTGGCCGGGAACGATGACGCCAAGCTCTTCGAAAAAGGCACCGAGTACCCCATACGCATCCGGCTGGACGACCTCGACCGGCGCCATGAACAGGACGTGGACAAGATCCGCTTCATCCGGCCCGACGGCTCATCCGTTAGGCTGGACCAATTCGCCTCGGTGGTGCGCCAAGAACCGCACGCCATGGTGGAACGCATGGACCGCCAGAACGCGGTGACGATCACCGCCGACGCGCTGGGCCGGGGCAGTGGCACCGTGGCCGACGAAATGGTGGCCTACGTGAAAGAGCATCCCCTTCCGGCGGGCATCCACATGGCCTGGGGCAGCGACATCAAGCGGCAGAACGACAGCTTCGGCGCGCTGGGCGGGGCTTTGCTCATCTCCTTCATCCTCGTCTACCTCATCATGGTCGCGCTCTACGACAGCTTCCTCTACCCCTTCGTGGTGCTCTTCAGCATCCCGGTGGCCATCATCGGCGCCTTCCTCGCGCTCAACCTCTCCATGTCCACGCTCAGCTTGTTCACCCTCTTGGGCATGATCATGCTACTGGGCCTGGTCTCGAAGAACGCCATCCTCATCGTGGACCGCGCCAGCCAATTGAAGGCGCAGGGAAAGCACTTCAGCGAGGCCGTAGTAGAGGCAGGGCGCACACGCCTACGGCCCATCATGATGACCACCTTCGCCATGGTCTTCGGCATGTTGCCCATAGCCCTCGCGACCGGCACCGCCAGCGAATGGAAGAACGGCTTAGGCTGGGCACTGATCGGCGGCCTCACCAGTTCCATGATCCTCACCGTGTTTCTCGTGCCGGTGGTGTACTACGCCGTGGATGCGGTGAAGGAGCGGTGGACCAAAAGAACCGCGAAGTGA
- a CDS encoding TolC family protein, whose translation MNHKLTIITAALALLRWPLVAALLFSLAPVHAQVMSLQQCIDSALVHEHRIKIADTDERIADERLREARGGMIPKLRAGADYKYYVDLPYQLMPATVFGGPSDVYRAIQFGTPQNVTANLALQVPLYDPTAIGAIRVNKEAAAMAGIQGERTREDVVLEVSAVYYNAQIIQSRLAFVDSNLVNAEELVRSLSLLHEQALARGTDVDRMKLQRDQLKTQREQVRSQREQVLDVLRIFMGMPTDAPVAVAPVEPVTVEPVAGSGTTTAMRLADQALHLRSAKLSLMKQARYPSLSGQGFYGTTGFGPVGADDQFDFYPMSFLGLQLQVPLFQGTIVQHRIKAERYELEKAEEQRAALQDREGMERRTAERQFTVAQGTVVNAVAQLELAGRIRSNTVALHQQGLAAVSDLVMVDQSHRQAQQNYLDALVDLRKAQLELERLNGGLLK comes from the coding sequence ATGAACCACAAACTCACGATCATCACCGCAGCACTTGCGCTCCTGCGTTGGCCGCTCGTGGCCGCGTTGTTGTTCAGCCTTGCTCCGGTGCATGCACAAGTGATGTCCCTGCAGCAATGCATCGACTCCGCGCTGGTGCATGAACACCGCATCAAGATCGCCGATACCGATGAGCGCATCGCCGACGAACGGCTCCGCGAAGCACGCGGCGGGATGATCCCGAAGTTGCGTGCCGGGGCGGATTACAAGTACTACGTCGACCTGCCATACCAACTGATGCCGGCGACCGTTTTCGGCGGACCTTCCGATGTGTACCGCGCGATCCAATTCGGCACACCGCAGAACGTAACGGCCAACCTCGCATTGCAAGTCCCGCTCTATGACCCGACCGCCATCGGCGCCATCCGGGTGAACAAGGAAGCCGCTGCCATGGCGGGCATTCAAGGCGAACGCACACGCGAGGACGTGGTGCTGGAAGTGAGCGCTGTGTACTACAACGCGCAGATCATCCAGAGCCGCTTGGCCTTCGTGGACAGCAACCTTGTGAACGCCGAGGAACTGGTGCGTTCGCTAAGCCTTCTGCACGAGCAGGCCCTGGCGCGCGGTACGGACGTGGACCGGATGAAGCTACAGCGCGATCAACTGAAAACACAGCGCGAGCAAGTGCGGTCGCAGCGCGAACAAGTGCTCGATGTCCTTCGGATCTTCATGGGTATGCCTACGGATGCTCCCGTAGCCGTTGCCCCCGTGGAGCCGGTCACGGTAGAACCCGTGGCCGGATCGGGCACCACAACGGCGATGCGCCTTGCAGACCAAGCCTTGCACCTGCGTTCCGCGAAGCTGAGCCTGATGAAGCAGGCGCGCTATCCGAGCCTGAGCGGACAAGGCTTCTATGGCACCACGGGCTTCGGGCCCGTCGGCGCGGACGATCAGTTCGACTTCTATCCCATGAGCTTCCTCGGGCTTCAATTGCAGGTGCCGCTTTTCCAAGGCACCATCGTGCAGCACCGCATCAAGGCGGAACGCTACGAACTGGAGAAGGCCGAAGAACAACGCGCCGCATTGCAGGACCGCGAAGGCATGGAACGGCGGACGGCGGAGCGGCAGTTCACCGTGGCACAAGGGACGGTGGTGAACGCCGTGGCACAGCTCGAACTCGCGGGCCGGATCCGGAGCAATACCGTCGCACTGCATCAGCAGGGCTTGGCCGCTGTCTCCGATCTGGTGATGGTAGACCAATCCCATCGCCAAGCACAGCAGAACTACTTAGACGCCTTGGTGGACCTACGGAAAGCACAACTCGAACTGGAACGCCTCAACGGCGGTCTCTTGAAATGA
- a CDS encoding DUF2141 domain-containing protein: MSALINSSLALLFLFSAFVTPNDASYSLTVEVKGLRNSTGEVQFALYNKDGTIPDEHFEKYYKLLKAEIIDGASTVLFENIPQGTYAVNILHDENKNGEIDKGFILPKEGIGFSNIASIGLRNKPSFSKASFDLKSDRTIEVKVIYM, from the coding sequence ATGAGCGCGTTGATCAATAGCTCGCTGGCCTTGCTGTTCTTGTTCAGTGCATTCGTGACCCCGAATGACGCATCCTATTCCTTGACCGTAGAGGTGAAAGGGCTGCGCAATTCAACCGGAGAAGTCCAGTTCGCGTTGTACAACAAGGACGGGACGATACCGGATGAACACTTCGAGAAGTACTACAAACTGTTGAAGGCAGAGATCATCGATGGAGCTTCTACGGTCCTGTTTGAGAACATCCCTCAGGGCACCTACGCCGTGAACATCCTACACGATGAGAACAAGAACGGTGAGATCGACAAAGGCTTCATTCTCCCCAAAGAAGGCATAGGTTTTTCGAACATCGCATCGATCGGACTTCGGAACAAGCCGAGTTTCTCGAAAGCCAGCTTTGACCTGAAAAGCGATCGGACGATCGAAGTGAAGGTAATCTATATGTAG